The Mercurialis annua linkage group LG8, ddMerAnnu1.2, whole genome shotgun sequence genome window below encodes:
- the LOC126659898 gene encoding putative ALA-interacting subunit 4 isoform X2, which yields MPETSNIVIDIRMRGRKNSNGELDEAAIALKKNSRKPKGSKFSQQELPACKPILTPGDCIIHYSWCYLPSSWPRIFVCITKCNVVEIVDRYDRDCLPSNYSNTPLQFIQSSKLDKTCTRTLTVPKPMKSPVYVYYQLDNFFQNHRRYVRSRSDKQLKSRQSEGVVSTCKPEDSDNGKPIVPCGLVAWSLFNDTYSFTVQNKAVQVNKKDIAWKSDKQSKFGSDVFPKNFQADGLIGGGTLNSSIPLSEQEDLIVWMRTAALPTFRKLYGRIETDLEANDVIEVQIQNNYNSYGYGGKKKLVLSTTTWIGGRNDFLGVAYLFIGGLNLLLAMFFILVYVFKPRPSGDPSYLSWNKHTTKSTN from the exons ATGCCAGAGACTAGCAATATCGTAATTGATATTAGAATGAGAggaagaaaaaattcaaatggtGAATTAGATGAGGCTGCTATTGCTTTGAAGAAGAATTCTAGAAAACCTAAAG GTTCAAAGTTCTCACAACAAGAGCTTCCTGCTTGTAAACCTATTCTAACTCCAG GTGATTGCATCATTCACTATAGTTGGTGTTATCTTCCTTCCTCTTGGCCTCGCATCTTTGTTTGCATCACAAAGTGTAAT GTGGTGGAGATTGTAGATCGCTATGACAGAGATTGCCTTCCTAGTAATTATAGCAACACTCCACTTCAATTTATACAGAGCAGTAAATTAGACAAAACTTGTACAAGAACGTTGACT GTTCCAAAGCCAATGAAAAGTCCAGTTTATGTGTATTATCAGCTTGATAATTTCTTCCAAAATCATCGTCG ATATGTAAGAAGTAGAAGTGACAAACAGCTGAAGAGCAGACAAAGTGAGGGAGTAGTAAGCACATGTAAACCTGAAGACAGTGACAACGGAAAGCCGATAGTACCATGTGGCCTTGTCGCGTGGAGTTTATTTAACGACACTTATTCATTTACGGTGCAAAACAAGGCGGTACAGGTTAATAAGAAGGACATTGCTTGGAAAAGCGACAAACAAAGTAAATTTGGCTCTGATGTCTTTCCTAAAAATTTCCAAGCTGATGGTCTTATTGGAGGTGGAACCCTCAATTCCAGTATTCCT CTAAGTGAACAAGAAGATCTAATAGTTTGGATGCGTACGGCAGCATTGCCAACTTTTAGAAAACTATACGGAAGGATTGAGACAGATCTTGAAGCTAATGACGTAATTGAAGTCCAAATCCAAAATAACTATAACTCATATGGCTATGGAGGCAAGAAGAAGTTAGTTCTCTCAACCACCACTTGGATTGGTGGAAGAAACGATTTTCTAGGCGTCGCGTATCTATTTATTGGTGGATTAAACTTGCTCTTGGCAATGTTCTTCATCCTTGTGTATGTTTTTAAGCCAAG
- the LOC126660833 gene encoding ATP synthase subunit epsilon, mitochondrial, whose translation MAVPFWRAAGMTYITYSNICANFVRNCLKEPHRSEALSREKVHFSISKWADGKPQKPTLRSDTPEV comes from the exons ATGGCAGTGCCGTTTTGGAGAGCAGCAGGGATGACTTACATAACCTATTCCAACATCTGCGCTAATTTTGTCCGGAATTGCCTCAAAGAACCTCACCGGAGTGAAGCTCTCAGTCGCGAGAAGGTCCATTTCTCCATCTCCAAGTGGGCTGACGGCAAGCCCCAAAAACCTA CCCTTCGCTCAGATACACCTGAAGTGTAA
- the LOC126659898 gene encoding putative ALA-interacting subunit 4 isoform X1, which yields MPETSNIVIDIRMRGRKNSNGELDEAAIALKKNSRKPKGSKFSQQELPACKPILTPGLVIASFTIVGVIFLPLGLASLFASQSVVEIVDRYDRDCLPSNYSNTPLQFIQSSKLDKTCTRTLTVPKPMKSPVYVYYQLDNFFQNHRRYVRSRSDKQLKSRQSEGVVSTCKPEDSDNGKPIVPCGLVAWSLFNDTYSFTVQNKAVQVNKKDIAWKSDKQSKFGSDVFPKNFQADGLIGGGTLNSSIPLSEQEDLIVWMRTAALPTFRKLYGRIETDLEANDVIEVQIQNNYNSYGYGGKKKLVLSTTTWIGGRNDFLGVAYLFIGGLNLLLAMFFILVYVFKPRPSGDPSYLSWNKHTTKSTN from the exons ATGCCAGAGACTAGCAATATCGTAATTGATATTAGAATGAGAggaagaaaaaattcaaatggtGAATTAGATGAGGCTGCTATTGCTTTGAAGAAGAATTCTAGAAAACCTAAAG GTTCAAAGTTCTCACAACAAGAGCTTCCTGCTTGTAAACCTATTCTAACTCCAGGTTTG GTGATTGCATCATTCACTATAGTTGGTGTTATCTTCCTTCCTCTTGGCCTCGCATCTTTGTTTGCATCACAAAGT GTGGTGGAGATTGTAGATCGCTATGACAGAGATTGCCTTCCTAGTAATTATAGCAACACTCCACTTCAATTTATACAGAGCAGTAAATTAGACAAAACTTGTACAAGAACGTTGACT GTTCCAAAGCCAATGAAAAGTCCAGTTTATGTGTATTATCAGCTTGATAATTTCTTCCAAAATCATCGTCG ATATGTAAGAAGTAGAAGTGACAAACAGCTGAAGAGCAGACAAAGTGAGGGAGTAGTAAGCACATGTAAACCTGAAGACAGTGACAACGGAAAGCCGATAGTACCATGTGGCCTTGTCGCGTGGAGTTTATTTAACGACACTTATTCATTTACGGTGCAAAACAAGGCGGTACAGGTTAATAAGAAGGACATTGCTTGGAAAAGCGACAAACAAAGTAAATTTGGCTCTGATGTCTTTCCTAAAAATTTCCAAGCTGATGGTCTTATTGGAGGTGGAACCCTCAATTCCAGTATTCCT CTAAGTGAACAAGAAGATCTAATAGTTTGGATGCGTACGGCAGCATTGCCAACTTTTAGAAAACTATACGGAAGGATTGAGACAGATCTTGAAGCTAATGACGTAATTGAAGTCCAAATCCAAAATAACTATAACTCATATGGCTATGGAGGCAAGAAGAAGTTAGTTCTCTCAACCACCACTTGGATTGGTGGAAGAAACGATTTTCTAGGCGTCGCGTATCTATTTATTGGTGGATTAAACTTGCTCTTGGCAATGTTCTTCATCCTTGTGTATGTTTTTAAGCCAAG
- the LOC126659898 gene encoding putative ALA-interacting subunit 4 isoform X3: MKSPVYVYYQLDNFFQNHRRYVRSRSDKQLKSRQSEGVVSTCKPEDSDNGKPIVPCGLVAWSLFNDTYSFTVQNKAVQVNKKDIAWKSDKQSKFGSDVFPKNFQADGLIGGGTLNSSIPLSEQEDLIVWMRTAALPTFRKLYGRIETDLEANDVIEVQIQNNYNSYGYGGKKKLVLSTTTWIGGRNDFLGVAYLFIGGLNLLLAMFFILVYVFKPRPSGDPSYLSWNKHTTKSTN, translated from the exons ATGAAAAGTCCAGTTTATGTGTATTATCAGCTTGATAATTTCTTCCAAAATCATCGTCG ATATGTAAGAAGTAGAAGTGACAAACAGCTGAAGAGCAGACAAAGTGAGGGAGTAGTAAGCACATGTAAACCTGAAGACAGTGACAACGGAAAGCCGATAGTACCATGTGGCCTTGTCGCGTGGAGTTTATTTAACGACACTTATTCATTTACGGTGCAAAACAAGGCGGTACAGGTTAATAAGAAGGACATTGCTTGGAAAAGCGACAAACAAAGTAAATTTGGCTCTGATGTCTTTCCTAAAAATTTCCAAGCTGATGGTCTTATTGGAGGTGGAACCCTCAATTCCAGTATTCCT CTAAGTGAACAAGAAGATCTAATAGTTTGGATGCGTACGGCAGCATTGCCAACTTTTAGAAAACTATACGGAAGGATTGAGACAGATCTTGAAGCTAATGACGTAATTGAAGTCCAAATCCAAAATAACTATAACTCATATGGCTATGGAGGCAAGAAGAAGTTAGTTCTCTCAACCACCACTTGGATTGGTGGAAGAAACGATTTTCTAGGCGTCGCGTATCTATTTATTGGTGGATTAAACTTGCTCTTGGCAATGTTCTTCATCCTTGTGTATGTTTTTAAGCCAAG